The genomic stretch AAAGTTTCCTCTCAcgacctctacaagccagaatgttgaatacaattgtattttaacTTACTTTAACATTTGTCTGTGTGGTTGGTCCTTTTGCAGGTAGGAATATGagacaatatatccacaggaaagtataattacatCAACTTTTCAAAGCGTTGGCAGTGCACCTGAAGCATGCGCAGAACTATGTATACATGTGCACGAGCTTGGCAAGTATGCATGTCTCTCCTGCATGTATTTTTATCTTGTGCGcatgcttcaggtgatagaaatctgaacGCACTGCCAGCGCTTTGAAAAGTTGATGTAgttatactttcctgtggatatattgtctCACATTTCTACCTGCAAAAGGACCAACCACATGGACAACCAGTAAAGTAAGTTAAAATATcagtttattcaacattctgtctTGTAGAGTGAGACTTTCCTGATCCAAACGCTAATTTATGCCCAACGTAGAATTCAATGCAATTCAACGTTCGGTCTTCAGGCTAATTATTGATATACATTTACAAGATAAACACGTTCTTTGTGATTTATATTGGGTTTTGATCTGATATATTTTTTCTTCTAAGTCATTGTCACAGAGAAGACAAATATCCTATTGAGATATCTTCACCAACAGTGGGACAAAAAGGTAAAGTATTGGGAAGGTTGATACCTTCATAATGCATTGTTTCTTTACTCAATATGGGCACTGTATTGCTGTTTACTGTAGGTTAGCTAGTTTTCCAACCCCTCTCTGTATTTTGTCTCGACAGAATGCGGCCAAAAAGCGGGAGCAGGAGCAAGCTGAGGGGGAGAACACTGCACCCCCGCGGAAAATTGCCAGAACTGACAGTCAGGAATTAAATGAGGACTCGTAGagtgctgtacacacacacacacacacacacaactatagaTAAAGAAGCACACAGGCAAAGTTGCAtttgacagacaggacagaccacTTTCTACATCGTTCAACATGATCTTGGGATGTTGACAGTTTTCTCTTTGTGTTTTAtgtactttttttttgttttttcccTGAACTGTCCTTTATAAGTCTTTGATTGGCACATAGCTGAAAAGCTCTGCGTTCATGACGAAAGGCACAATAACATTACCTCCTCACCCTACGACTCATATTTAATTGTTGCTTAACCATGTTTCTACATGAGGAGCATTTTCAGTGCTCTGTTTGCTTTCATTAGTTTACTTGTACTACATGTGTACTTTGACCTGCATGTTTTAAAGTCATGTCCATTTAAGCAATTAAGTTCCATGCCATTTATATACATCCTTCTGGGCTTGGAGTGAATAGAATATTGTCTCTATAGCCTCGGTTATAGTTTGAGATATATGCGATGACAGAGGTATACCGTAACACTGAAGGATGCTTGTCAGATCCCCAACAATTATTCCAGTTACTGAAAAGGGAAGACTGTGTATAGACTTAAGATTAAATTAGTCTCAGGTTGTTGTTATGGGGAATGATGCCTCAAAAGGATTTATTCCTGAAAGTGCTGACGTCTCCTAGTTTGAGTGATTAATTGCCTTAATGGAAATGTTTCTTGATCAATGAAGGACCCACCCTCTGTTTACATTATGACGACAGTGGAGGAAATGCACACATTGTTGAGTTAACGAGGGGATTAATGGTGTGGATATGGAGAATGCTCCCACAGTGTCATATTGGGGCTCATTTAAAGGCATACCTGACACAAACCCTTTTACAGTATAAAAACAGACCAATTTTGTAGCAATACATCACACACGATGCTTGATGTTTGTCAATGTGCATAAACGTTGTTTCCCCATAGACGTGCTACAATCTACCACTAGCAGCTAGATTGTCATCACATCTAGAAAAGTTATTTTGTTGCAGATAATTGTCTGTGGATAGTATAGGGAATTGGACTTACCTGTCTGTTAACATGGCATGGCTCCACAAGTAAAAGCATAGCTGCTAAGTTGCAACTTAGCTCAATCGATCTATATGAACCTATAGGATATGCCTTGCTAAAAGGACTTTAGTCAATATGTAGGGTAAATGTGCAATTCAGGTGTATAGAATCTTGTCTCAAAGTAACCCGCTCACAAGTGTGATGTTAATGTGGGGCATAGTTTGACAAATGTAAATACAAAAATGGGGCGTATTGTTCCTGATatgctctctatatccctctgctGCTATTTACAAAGATCTGGTATTGTCTAGTTGTGAATCCTGTCCAAAACTATGGGTTATAAAAACGATGGGTTGTGTATACATGGTTTGTTTCCTCAGACCATTATCAGGTAATAGTTCAAGGACTCGCAGGGTCCAGAACCTTTAGATCATTATATAATTGTATCTTACCTGAAACAGCCACACCTAATTGTTGTTTGAATGCATGTACAGTATAAACTCCGCAGGCCATATGTTTAGGTGGTGTCGGCTCATCTTGTTTGAGGTGATCTTGAGGCTGGCTGATGATCAGTTACcatatttatattttagtcatttaacagacgctcttatccagtgcgacttaca from Coregonus clupeaformis isolate EN_2021a chromosome 21, ASM2061545v1, whole genome shotgun sequence encodes the following:
- the LOC121535043 gene encoding DET1- and DDB1-associated protein 1; amino-acid sequence: MDKAEFLKGLPVYNKSNFSRFHADSVCKASNRRPSVYLPTREYPSEQIIVTEKTNILLRYLHQQWDKKNAAKKREQEQAEGENTAPPRKIARTDSQELNEDS